Proteins from a single region of Rana temporaria chromosome 5, aRanTem1.1, whole genome shotgun sequence:
- the LOC120939882 gene encoding uncharacterized protein LOC120939882, translated as MSDRDPTESPAFNQDKADSLLYSARPARGPHPSLKAKEVYEASKEETSSNLTALWHKTLSCIKNANETSNNPEQLNTALSRVKKAFENYKRLSEKFYSLLSHSSMEEAAVELKDFTSTDQQRHSTYLEAKAQIEGRLAQLHETTSCKSASSRHSGKSSRSARSYHKSSSKSLRSCSVRSTLSDQIVKARQKVAAAQVQAACSEREAAIKAQLEILQKSKEKEVALAELFVLEQALLEEEGAACPSLAACQDPIERTLQFVLSQNHDITVPPTVGDFSHNHPACGPEGNVSQNQAGQLDTPANRDTPQLPHVTKSSESTYAAHVPPQPYANRDYKGTAKDYRMNSMTPVIQFSSTSNAQRPSDVRPLPRLNPSATPFAPPTSQLQIPTMAQVGAPSVCPVAIKTESINATELSKSMALQELITTGLYKFDDRPENYRSWRSTFKAVIKSLPVEPQAELDLLIKYSGRQSSEQVKRLKSVYIYNFNASLDAAWERLDQDYGSPEVIESALFQRLNDFPKISVKDNHKLRELGDLLHELEIAKLDPSLPGLSYLDTAQGVNPIVARLPSYLQGKWTSVGSKYKYEHHVSFPPFSYFAEFVRKVAKSKNDPSFFYPDTTTTPLTTSRGIATNSKFKDLKYPIAVRKTEVASNVLATGIKASNLNQQCPIHNAPHSLSKCRAFKDKPIEERKSFLKEHNICFKCCASSDHLARDCKITIRCSLCNSAKHVDALHADLFKRKPSPGSNPKPTSDDGGERTEQHANPVTTRCTEVCGEGLHSKSCSKICLVRVFPEGCPQNSIKMYAILDDQSNRSLASPEFFDLFNIHGEAWSYTLQTCAGKINTSGRRAHGFIVASEYEDIEFPLPTLIECDQLPNNREEIPTPEAARHYPHLSHIADYIPPLNKDVKILILLGRDVPRVHKIRELCNGPDDAPQAQKLDLGWVIIGEVCLDQSHKLLDVASYKTNVAYRSMKCPLHYYAKKRLDFKNEVPYQALQGINCKLTSQKDLGDSVYQITCDDKIAPSVEDKEFIKIMDEEFFKDNSNSWVAPLPFRVPRLTLPNNRGQALTRFAACKKTLCNKPEMQEHFLAFMQKILDNLHAEPAPDLLPKWEKWRNSMKVLKELNIPRCYSPTSTSRSLRKEIHVFCDASSEAIAAVAYLKIIDPSRTSYVGFLLGRAKLAPKPAHTIPRLELCGATLAVEVAEFLQNEMDSEIDQVKYYTDSKVVLGYICNSVRRFYVYVANRVERIRKVSRPEQWNYVPTGLNPADIATRSVSAVVLTQTIWFSGPKFLLDQSSTNSKEDIDFHLVDPDTDPEIRPEVITLSSNICSRRKLEARRFKRFSSWKRLVKTITRLRHIAQTFRKPNQTSYCHGWHTCKESPNALEYENAELFIIRLVQEEVFAEKIKCLRGNRPVSKSSPLLKLNPIIDHEGMLRVGGRLNKSNLLKDQQVHRIQWPVGLITKAITSDDGRDSEVWKSGSLRMGLQKPS; from the exons ATGTCTGACAGAGATCCCACAGAATCACCTGCATTTAACCAAGATAAAGCAGACTCCTTACTTTATTCTGCTCGTCCCGCTAGAGGCCCTCATCCATCCTTGAAGGCAAAAGAGGTTTATGAAGCAAGTAAGGAAGAAACATCTAGTAACCTGACTGCATTATGGCATAAGACTTTAAGTTGTATAAAAAACGCTAATGAAACTAGCAACAATCCTGAGCAATTGAACACTGCTCTCTCAAGGGTTAAGAAGGCATTTGAGAATTATAAAAGACTTTCTGAAAAGTTCTATTCCCTATTGTCACATTCCAGCATGGAGGAAGCCGCAGTGGAATTAAAGGACTTTACTTCTACTGACCAGCAGAGGCATAGCACATATCTTGAAGCAAAGGCACAGATAGAAGGTAGATTAGCACAGCTACATGAAACTACATCCTGTAAATCTGCTTCTTCCAGACACTCAGGAAAATCTTCTAGATCTGCCCGCTCCTATCATAAATCCTCTTCTAAGTCACTGCGGTCCTGCTCTGTAAGGTCAACACTGAGCGACCAAATAGTCAAAGCTCGCCAGAAGGTCgcagcagcccaggttcaagcCGCCTGCTCTGAAAGAGAAGCAGCCATCAAA GCTCAGCTAGAAATCCTTCAGAAGAGTAAAGAAAAGGAAGTAGCATTGGCGGAATTATTCGTCTTGGAACAAGCCCTATTGGAAGAAGAAGGAGCAGCTTGTCCCAGCTTGGCTGCTTGTCAAGACCCCATTGAAAGGACCCTACAGTTCGTCTTAAGCCAGAACCACGACATCACAGTCCCACCTACAGTTGGAGATTTTTCTCATAATCATCCAGCATGTGGACCAGAAGGCAACGTGTCACAAAATCAAGCTGGTCAACTAGACACACCTGCTAACAGAGACACTCCGCAACTACCGCATGTCACAAAATCAAGTGAGTCAACCTACGCGGCTCACGTGCCACCGCAACCCTATGCGAATAGAGATTACAAGGGTACAGCAAAAGACTACAGGATGAACTCTATGACCCCTGTGATACAGTTCTCTTCAACTTCAAATGCTCAGAGACCTTCAGACGTCAGACCCTTACCTAGATTGAACCCATCTGCAACACCTTTCGctccaccaaccagccaacttCAGATACCAACCATGGCTCAAGTCGGCGCACCATCAGTATGCCCGGTGGCTATAAAAACTGAAAGCATCAACGCTACGGAGCTCAGCAAGAGTATGGCTTTACAAGAATTGATCACAACTGGACTGTATAAATTTGATGACCGCCCAGAGAACTACAGGAGTTGGAGATCTACATTTAAGGCGGTAATCAAGAGCTTGCCCGTTGAACCTCAAGCAGAACTCGATTTACTAATAAAGTATTCGGGGCGACAATCTTCAGAACAAGTAAAGAGACTTAAATCTGTTTACATCTATAACTTTAACGCAAGCCTTGATGCTGCCTGGGAACGTCTAGATCAAGACTATGGGAGTCCCGAAGTCATTGAATCTGCCTTATTCCAGAGACTAAACGACTTTCCTAAGATCTCTGTTAAGGACAATCATAAGCTTAGAGAGTTAGGCGACCTCCTTCATGAACTTGAAATTGCTAAGTTAGATCCTAGTTTACCAGGTCTTAGCTATTTAGACACTGCTCAGGGCGTGAATCCTATTGTAGCAAGGTTGCCTAGTTATCTTCAGGGAAAGTGGACTAGTGTAGGATCAAAATATAAGTATGAACATCAtgtttccttccctcccttttcttattttgcagagttcgtgcggaaggttgcaaaatccaagaatgacccaagcttcttctatccagatacaaccaccactcctttaaccacctcaagGGGTATTGCCACCAACAGTAAGTTCAAGGATTTAAAGTATCCTATTGCCGTGAGGAAGACAGAGGTAGCATCCAACGTCTTGGCTACAGGCATTAAGGCAAGCAATCTCAATCAACAGTGTCCTATCCATAATGCGCCACATTCTCTCTCCAAATGCCGTGCATTTAAGGATAAGCCTATTGAAGAACGCAAGTCATTTCTCAAAGAGCATAATATCTGTTTCAAGTGTTGTGCATCCTCCGATCATTTAGCAAGAGACTGTAAGATCACCATCAGATGTTCTCTGTGTAACAGTGCCAAACATGTAGACGCTCTTCATGCAGACCTGTTCAAAAGGAAACCTTCACCCGGCAGCAACCCCAAGCCTACATCAGATGATGGCGGGGAGAGAACTGAGCAACATGCCAACCCCGTAACCACAAGGTGTACAGAGGTATGTGGAGAAGGGCTTCATAGCAAGTCTTGTAGCAAGATATGTCTTGTAAGGGTTTTTCCTGAAGGATGCccacaaaattccataaaaatgtatgccatactCGACGATCAGAGCAATCGCTCATTGGCCAGTCCAGAATTCTTTGACCTATTCAACATTCATGGAGAGGCCTGGTCCTATACCTTGCAGACATGTGCAGGAAAGATCAATACTTCTGGAAGAAGAGCCCATGGCTTCATTGTGGCATCAGAATATGAGGACATAGAGTTTCCTCTTCCAACTCTAATCGAATGTGATCAGCTACCGAACAACAGAGAAGAAATCCCCACACCAGAGGCTGCACGTCATTACCCCCATTTAAGCCACATTGCTGACTACATTCCACCACTTAACAAGGATGTTAAGATCTTGATTCTACTAGGGAGAGACGTTCCTAGAGTCCATAAAATAAGAGAGTTATGTAACGGTCCAGACGATGCTCCTCAGGCCCAGAAACTTGATCTTGGATGGGTGATAATAGGAGAAGTCTGTTTAGACCAATCTCACAAGCTCTTGGATGTAGCTTCCTACAAAACCAATGTTGCCTATCGGTCGATGAAATGTCCATTGCATTATTATGCGAAGAAAAGACTTGATTTTAAAAACGAAGTTCCATATCAAGCACTCCAAGGTATAAACTGCAAGCTCACTTCTCAGAAGGACCTTGGCGATTCAGTGTACCAGATTACTTGCGATGACAAGATTGCCCCTTCAGTCGAAGACAAGGAGTTCATCAAGATTATGGATGAAGAGTTCTTCAAGGACAATTCCAACAGTTGGGTAGCTCCACTACCCTTCCGAGTACCAAGGCTTACTCTCCCTAACAATCGaggacaagctttaaccagatttgCTGCATGTAAGAAAACTCTCTGTAACAAACCAGAGATGCAAGAGCACTTTCTAGCATTTATGCAGAAGATTTTAGATAACCTTCACGCTGAACCAGCACCAGACCTGTTGCCtaaatgggagaaatggagaaactCCATGAAAGTGCTGAAAGAACTTAATATCCCACGCTGCTATTCACCCACTTCAACTTCAAGAAGTCTGAGGAAAGAGATTCACGTCTTTTGCGATGCATCTTCCGAGGCTATAGCGGCTGTGGCTTATCTCAAGATCATAGATCCCTCCAGGACATCCTATGTCGGTTTTCTACTAGGAAGAGCCAAGTTAGCTCCAAAACCTGCTCACACTATtccaagattagaattgtgtggcGCAACCCTAGCTGTCGAAGTCGCAGAATTCCTGCAAAATGAAATGGACTCTGAAATTGATCAGGTTAAGTACTACACCGACAGCAAGGTCGTACTTGGCTACATATGCAACAGCGTAAGGAGGTTCTACGTGTATGTGGCTAACAGGGTAGAGCGAATAAGAAAAGTCAGTAGACCTGAACAATGGAACTATGTCCCAACTGGTTTGAATCCCGCAGACATTGCAACGAGGTCAGTGTCAGCAGTTGTCCTCACACAAACCATTTGGTTTTCAGGACCCAAGTTTTTATTGGACCAGTCTTCTACAAACTCAAAAGAAGATATCGATttccacctggtggatccagatacTGATCCAGAAATCCGCCCTGAAGTGATAACATTGAGTTCCAACATCTGCTCAAGAAGAAAGTTGGAAGCGAGACGCTTTAAACGTTTCTCTTCTTGGAAAAGATTGGTCAAGACTATAACAAGATTGAGACATATTGCCCAGACTTTCCGCAAGCCCAATCAGACATCATATTGTCATGGATGGCACACTTGCAAGGAGTCACCCAATGCGTTAGAGTATGAGAACGCAGAATTATTCATCATACGTCTTGTGCAAGAAGAAGTCTTTGCAGAAAAGATTAAATGCTTGAGAGGCAATAGACCAGTCTCAAAGAGTAGCCCACTACTCAAACTGAATCCAATAATCGACCATGAAGGCATGCTTCGAGTCGGTGGACGACTAAATAAGTCAAACCTGCTAAAAGACCAGCAAGTTCACCGAATTCAGTGGCCGGTTGGACTTATTACAAAGGCCATCACCAGTGATGATGGAAGAGATTCCGAAGTGTGGAAGTCAGGATCGTTAAGGATGGGGCTTCAAAAACCTTCCTGa